The Acidobacteriota bacterium DNA window TCGTCGACAAGGGAGCCGCCTGGGACAGCCTGCGCTGCGTGCACTGGACCGAACCGGATGTGTGTTTCGAGCTGGACCTGGGCGAAATGTGCCAATTGTCTGAAATCACGCTGCAAGTGGACAACAACGACGTCTACCGCCTGGATTACTCGGCGGACGGCCGGAAATACACCCCGCTGGTCACCATCTCCGCGGACTTCGGCGAGATCGATGACGGCATGGATGTCTTCAGTTCCGACGCCGGCCACTCCGATTTCGTCGCCGCCCTTGACTTCAAACCGGTCACCGCCCGTTACCTGCGCCTGCAGGCCCTCGAGGGTGACGGCGCCTTCAGTGTGGCGGAAATCCAGATCGTCGGGACGCCTGTGGAGACCGCCTCCGGCTGGCCCTCGGTCAATGGGCATGGCACCTTCAACAACAAGCCCTCGCTGCTGGTGGACGACAAGATCGTCGAGGAGGGCACCGCCTGGACGGATGACCAGACGGTGCACTGGTCCGACCCGGGAGTGTACTTCATCATCGACTTCGGCAAGATCCGCCCCGTCTTCGACATCATGATCCAAGTGGACAATAACGACGACTACATTGTGGACTATTCCGTCGACGGAACGGCATACACTCGGCTGTTCGCCATCGGCGCGGACGATGGCAACGTCACATACGGCATGGACACGATGATCTCCCTCGACGCCCACCCGGCATACGAGCCTAAAATCGACTTCAAGCCGGTCCGGGCCCGCTTCCTGAAGGTCTATGCTCTGGGCGGCGACGGGCTGTACGCCGTCACCGAGGTCGATGCCCGCTGACGGCAGGTGACTGTCGACGGGGGTTATCAGACCGCCGTTTCCATGGGTTTCAGAGACATGGTCCGGTTGCGGCCGGCTTGCTTGGCCTGGTACAGGGCGTAATCCGACAAGCGGATGAAATCAGAAAGTGAAACGGCCTGACTGGGCGTCAGACTGGTGACCCCACAGCTCACGGTGACGTACGGGCTGGCCTTGGAGGCGGAATTGGCGATACTCAGCGCCTCCACCCGCCGCCGCAGATGATCGGCCACCTTGACCGCTCCATCCAGGTCGGTCAGGGGCAGGATGACGGCGAATTCCTCGCCGCCGTAGCGGGCGATCGAGTCTCCGGCGCGGGACAGACCGTCGGCCATGGCGGTTGCCACCGATTTCAGGCAGGCGTCACCGGCCTGATGCCCGTAGGTGTCGTTGAAATCCTTGAACCAGTCGATGTCCACCATGATCATCGCCAGTGGCGTTCCGGCGCGGACGGCCCGCTTCCACTCCTGGTCAATGCGCTCGTCGAACTGTCGCCGGTTGGCGATCCCGGTCAACGGATCCAGATAGGAGAGTTCCAGCAAGGTCCGGTTGGCGTCCTGGAGCTGCCGCGTCCGGGCGTCCACCAACTCCATCAGCTCGTCCTCGCGACGCTGGTGCGCTTGCAGGCGAAGTTTAAAGCCGGCGTACAGCAAACCGACGCCCAGGGCGGCCAGCAGCGCGTACGCCCACCAGGTTGCCCAGGGCGCCGGCCGGATGGTGAACGCGACCTCCACCGGCCCCTTCACGTTGCCTGCGTAGTCGCGGCCCCACACGCGGAACACGTAGTTGCCGTCGGTCAGTCGCCGGTATTCCTTCTTGAAATCGGCGGACCACTCGGACGGCTGGGCGTCGAAGCCCACCAACTGGGCGCGGTACCGTGTGTCCTCCTGGCGGAAGAAGCTCAGCAAGGCGTATTCGAAGTCAATGTTATTTTCATTGAAGGCGAGCGACGCGCCACCCTGAAGCCGCTGGGGGACGGCCTTCCCCTGGACGATCGTTCCCTGGACCAGAAGCGGCTTGGGAGTGTAGTCGCGGGCCTCCAGCCCGGGATCGAAGACGGCCGCGCCGCACACCGTTCCCACCCAGATCCGGCCCAAGTGGTCCACCATGCCGGCGTTCCGGTTGCACTGGTTCAGGGGCAGGCCGTCTTCCACGGTGAATGTGAACACGTCGAATGCCGGCCGCCCCGCCCCGCCACTCCGTTCGGTTGGCGTCAGTCGGACCACACCCTTGTTGGTGAGCATGTAGAGCCGATCTTCCGCATCGCTCAGGATCTTGTACACCGTGTTGTTGGGCAGGCGCGGTTCGGTGGCGTCGGTAAGGGTGAGCGCGATGCGCTCGGGATCGTCCAGATCGATACAGAAGGCGCCGCCGCCGTCGGTACCGGCCCACACCACCGTGCGTCCGTCGGGCAGCGTGGCGGAATGCAGACACTGAATCGACTCGTTCAGCAGGCCTTCACGGCTCGAATACGTCTGCCAGGACGCGCCGTCGAAGCGGGCCAAACCGCGAGCGGTGCCCACCCAGAGGACGGGCGGACTGTCCCCCCGTCGGGTTTGAATCAAGCTGAGCACGGAGTTGTGGGGCAAACCGGACTGCGTGTCGAACACAGTCCAGCGCCCGCCCCCGAAGCGAGCCAGGCCGCCCCGGGTACCGACCCAGAGGAACCGGTCGGCGGCGGAATCGCCGGTTTCCAGCAGGACCTGGATCATGTCATTCGGGAGTAGTCCCGGGCCCGTGCCGATGGTCCGCCAGCCGCCCTGGGCGAAGCGGGCCAGTCCGCCGGTGCGGGTGCCCGCCCAGACCGTCGTCCCGCCACCGGGTTCGGCGGTCGCGGCGAGGCACTGCACGATGTCGTTCGGCAGCGCCCCGGTCGACTGGCTGAATGTGTCCCACCGGGCGCCGGTGAGCCGCACCAGGCCGCCGCCATCGGTGCCGAACCAAACGCTGGACGTGCCGTCGGGCGCCACCGTCTCGAGCAACGAGAGCACCGGCAGCGGGAACGGCCGCTGCACCGGCTGGATCACGCGCCACTGCCCTCCCCGCAGCTCGGCCAGACCGCCGTTGCGCGTGCCGGCCCAGAGGACGGGCACGCCCGTGGTCTGCCGAGTCTCGTGGAGGCTGTACACCGCGTTGGACGGCAGGCCGTCATTGAGTCCCAGATTATGGATGCGCCCCTCACTCAGCCAGGCCAGGCCGCCGCCGTCGGTGCCGATCCAGATGCCCTGGGGATTATCCGACCCGCCGGCGGCCTCGAGGCTGGTGAGATGTACCGAGGGGAGCCCGTCCGAGCTGCCGTACCGCCGCCAGGCGTTCCGGTGGAAGCGGTACAGGCCGCCGCCATACGTGCCCACCCACAGGGCGCGGCTGCCGTCCGGCTCCATCGTCTCCAGAAAACTGTTCACCGACTCGCGCGGAAACCCCGGTCCGATTTCGAACCGCTCGGCGTCCGGACGGAACCGAGCCAATCCGCCTTCCGTCCCCGCCCAGACGGTGACCCGGCCATTGCCGTCGCGCTGGACGTACAATCCCCAGACACGGTTGTGCGGCAGTCCACGCCGGGTGTCGAACAGGGTGCTTCGCCCGACTTCGATCCGCGCCACACCGCGATGGTGAGTCCCCGCCCAGATCACCGGCTCGCGATCCGGGGCCGCGCTGTCGGCCAGCGCGTT harbors:
- a CDS encoding diguanylate cyclase codes for the protein MMQPSGIRNSVCQAMSGTSARRSVCRRAGLLAALALCLAGLAGIVSPTAHAASLLDIGTYSIRVFRDSDGLPQNTVHAIVSDRHGFLWIGTQDGAAYYDGRRWHGVDMPNRTRSNFVRAILAAGDGSLWFATQAGGLHRYQDGRWTPLPGSADAFQNDRINALADSAAPDREPVIWAGTHHRGVARIEVGRSTLFDTRRGLPHNRVWGLYVQRDGNGRVTVWAGTEGGLARFRPDAERFEIGPGFPRESVNSFLETMEPDGSRALWVGTYGGGLYRFHRNAWRRYGSSDGLPSVHLTSLEAAGGSDNPQGIWIGTDGGGLAWLSEGRIHNLGLNDGLPSNAVYSLHETRQTTGVPVLWAGTRNGGLAELRGGQWRVIQPVQRPFPLPVLSLLETVAPDGTSSVWFGTDGGGLVRLTGARWDTFSQSTGALPNDIVQCLAATAEPGGGTTVWAGTRTGGLARFAQGGWRTIGTGPGLLPNDMIQVLLETGDSAADRFLWVGTRGGLARFGGGRWTVFDTQSGLPHNSVLSLIQTRRGDSPPVLWVGTARGLARFDGASWQTYSSREGLLNESIQCLHSATLPDGRTVVWAGTDGGGAFCIDLDDPERIALTLTDATEPRLPNNTVYKILSDAEDRLYMLTNKGVVRLTPTERSGGAGRPAFDVFTFTVEDGLPLNQCNRNAGMVDHLGRIWVGTVCGAAVFDPGLEARDYTPKPLLVQGTIVQGKAVPQRLQGGASLAFNENNIDFEYALLSFFRQEDTRYRAQLVGFDAQPSEWSADFKKEYRRLTDGNYVFRVWGRDYAGNVKGPVEVAFTIRPAPWATWWAYALLAALGVGLLYAGFKLRLQAHQRREDELMELVDARTRQLQDANRTLLELSYLDPLTGIANRRQFDERIDQEWKRAVRAGTPLAMIMVDIDWFKDFNDTYGHQAGDACLKSVATAMADGLSRAGDSIARYGGEEFAVILPLTDLDGAVKVADHLRRRVEALSIANSASKASPYVTVSCGVTSLTPSQAVSLSDFIRLSDYALYQAKQAGRNRTMSLKPMETAV